In Spea bombifrons isolate aSpeBom1 chromosome 5, aSpeBom1.2.pri, whole genome shotgun sequence, the sequence CATCTCTTTTGAACAAGAACAATACAGACCCTAATATCCCATTAAGATGATTATCCTGTGCAATAAAAACGTTCCTATCTTGTGAACACAAAATCACTTGTATTTATCTGTTTAGCGTCTAGCCGAAGTTCTACACTTTTGTGGCAATACATAAAACAACTCCCGAGGTGCTGCATCTATTAACAATGACAGCCCATATTTTCAGATGCTTTTGTTGGAATTTGGTGGTTTGATGTTCCAGTTCAATGGGTTACTGGGTGAAAAAGCACAATAAAACACCGAGCTAAACAGATCGTTGTGGTTATATAAAGATACCCTTGAATTAAAATCCTATCATGGAAAGTCATACTATTTTTTTACTTGACAATTTAAATGGATTACAAATTGACAGGTAACTTAGAAAAGAAGCTTGGGCTTCAGCAATTTACGGTATTCTGTACTTTATCTTATTTTTGGTCTACTGTAGGTTTAGACGGTGTGCACATAATTACATATTGTTACTGATCATTCTATTGTTGTTGTTTACATCTTGCCTGCCTCTTGTTAAAACATCAGTCATAAAGCCCTTAACCACAGTACATCCATGAATCTCTTTACATTGAATAAAAATACCACAACAAATCAGCAAAAATGTAAACTCAGAATATCAAGACACATACATGAAACAACATAAAGCAAGGTTCCAGAAACAAATCGCACAAGTCTTCATAAGGgacaaaatacttaaaaaatgaTGTGTTTAAGGCcagatattttttatgaaaatgtagCTTAGGAGGTATGCAATTTCAATTAAGCCTTTAGATCCATTCTTTACTCCTACGGGATCTCTACATGTACATATTAAGGTACACCACGTATGGATTCCAAAGTACTGTAAGTTATTGCCTTATGTTTGATGAATGCTGGATAAAAGCTCTGAGGTATATGCTCTGCTCGGCTGGCTGGTCCCAATGGAGGATTGGAGTACTGGGTGCTTTTATGATGCTAAGGTTGTCCGAGCCCTGTAGAAGCCATTCACTTTAGTTCCAAGAAAGCCAAGGCCATTTCTGGTTCACCCTCAAATCCCATGTTCACACCATGTAAACCAAAGGCATAAGGgtggaaataaataaaggctgcACACCCTACATAAATGACAGGGCTTAAGTCCATTCAGGTTGTTAATATGGCTCTGGGATCGAAGGCATATTCACATTCTTTCCCCTAAGACAAAATAAAGTCACATGAATATTATTTGTTCAGTAACCTTGTGGAAGAAATATTCTACGATTTTAAATATTAAGTGACCTATCAAATTCATTATGGTGATTGTGGAGCATATTAGAGAAATAAGCAAGATGTGTGCACGGTGTGGTCTGTATTATGTACTTGTCCTCCTCTGACTCTGCCCTAGGAGTTGGCTCAGTGTTGGAAGACAGAATGCTCTGTTACTGGAGATCTCTAGGATCCACAACAAAGATTCCACCAGAGGATGGAGGGTTGGCTACAGTTCTTGAGAGCAACAGAGAGATAAAACCTGCATGTGAAAAAACACTTTGGACACTCAGTCTGCATACCGCTTCCTTAAGGAGAATATGTAGATGTTGAGATGTTTGCTGAGTTGTCTCCCCtgcaataaacaaaatgtttggTTAGTGAAGCAAATAAGTTGATAAACTTACAAAATCTACCTGAAATCAGCACAGCAGAACATGTGGACACCCTACCCAGGTTTAATATGTTAACTGACCCAGTAAGAGTACTGGTCATCATATTCATGCTTATAGAACAGGGATATTCTGAACACCCTACCGATCCTTATCATACAGAAGTGACCTAGTGGTCTAAATGACAAAATGGCTAATTTTGCTTCTCTTTCTGCATCTAGCAATATAACTTGTGAATTCAATGTAGTTGTGATGAAACCAGGCATATCAGGCtgctaaaatatttgtaaaggtGTGAGAAGATTTTAGTTTTAGTGATAAGGAGGGGGGGCAATTTAATGCATGCTGATGGGGCAGTTTCTGGATTGCATGTCatctacattatatttttattacatggaAAGCAGAATTGTTGCACTATTGCAGGGACCAGAGGGTGCTGCACATCCCTAGCATAAACTGTAGCGTGCTTAAGTCTTTAACTCACCCCATCTGGTACATGAAACTGGGCTCACTCACCAAGCTCTGACCCCCGAGCCCCATAATATAGTCGTGATAGTCAGCCCAGGGGGTAAAACAAAGCTAGAGGCCCAATAATATACTGCTCCAGATAATTTGGCTAATGATGGCTCAGTGTACACAACCCAGTCCTGACCAATACATATTTCCCAAAATGGAGTGTATAAAGGGATGATACAGGCAGGATCTAAATGCTGCCTAAAACCCTTACTACCGaagacattcagatggcagcgGCCAAGTTTCTTTCAATCAAAGGAGTCCAAgtggcaattgccccctgccTCCTTGCTAGCTCACCCATGCTCATGAGTTGCTCCTAAACacttatatagtttatatagttttatagaaTAAAGTTCTTACCACGCAAACCCCATAATGTACATGTGCAGCAGTAGCAAAAACAGTGAAGAAAATGAAGGTGAAGTCCTCCATTTGTCCTAAGTAGCCCGACACAGCAGCCATCACTACCAGAAACAGGGGCAGCAGCATCCAGTGGAACACTTCAGATCTTGTGTTGCTCATCTGGCTGATAATCACTCGGCACTGTGAAAGTACATTACAATAATAAAGAATGCCGCCATTAAACCATTAGTACAGCTGCAGTGGTATTCCATATGCTTCTGTCTACGTTATGTTTAAGATGATGCCAAACTAGcacaacaaatgtatttatacatctatatatatatatatacacacaatctcTAAATTAGCACACTCACATCAAATAGGTTATAAACTCTCATGACTGTAGTTAAAGCTACTTAAAAACACCTTTCTAAGATGACAAAATTGGAGTTTTagtcacattatatggccatattatgctaagcccaccactacgccaaagtacaatgtaggtgggtcctaacgctaaataCTGTTGCTTATTAATGCTAGTTCAGGTGAGtgcttcctttttgtatttggacatatatatatatatatatatatatatataaatactgagcatgtgcagcaAATATACGTATGTATGCCACCTGCTTACATCTCCTGGATCCAGAAAAGGTAGCCAGGAGGAGACACATGAGACAGGAGCCTCACTGTCTATCTCCAACAACAAAAGAATGCATTTATCAATTtgcatataataaaatgtattggagtCCATACACTATATAGTTTAACTGACAATTTGTGTTGTATGTAATAGGCTACCCAGAAAATTATCAATACTCACAGTGACGTTAGAAAAAGTTACCCCGACCATCCATAAAAACAATCTAGGCTGTTTTTCTAGGATACCGCACGGAGATGATATAACCCAGACAGTCAGCAAAAGAAATAGCAGGGCCGGAGAGAATAATGGTAAAAGGGCTTCGTACACTGATGTCTTCAGCAAGGTTTTCTGTTTATATCCTCTGGAGCAGATAAAAGAAGGCGGCAAATGTAGGGTATGGATTTACATTtagtttttcaaatatatggttttaagaAGCACCCATAATACATTCCTAATTACTATTTTGAGATGTTTGATAGCCACAAATAGAATTTGGCTTTTGATACCAGCATAGATTAGATCTCAGAAATGCTAAATGGATCCGTGGAATAAACCATTGGAGTAATTCAGAGCAACTTAAGTAAGAGCCCAAAAGGGTCAGTGTTCCCTTTCACACAGCTTTACACTCATAACAAATGAATGATTACACAAATGAGAAAATAGATGCAGACTTACAGATATATGTTGTACACTGTCTGTGGAAAGGCAATTAAAAGGCTGCAGCCTACAAGATAAATAAGACATTAGAGTCACAAGCTACATGTGTAAGTATTAATATGTCTTACACGTAGCACAAGTATATTTTGCCCATATCACTGCTGGGAAGAACTGgcaataaacatacaaataaacaaacagggaAGGGGGAGACAAACAAATTATATGTGCATGCATGTCTGTGTAAACATTATCGGAAGGAGGAGTGGTACTTTAGTATTATatccaaattatttttgggaTACAGCTCAAGATAATTGGGTGTAAATATTTGTTAAGGTACAAACCTTTGTATATAACAGTCTGatgtaaagtatatatatatatatatatatatacatatatatatatacatatatatatatattgtatatatacataaagagACTTAATAAATACAGTACAACATATACACACTTTCTTTTCATACCTATTTTTATAAACACACaggggtacaaaaaaaataaagctgtgaTTCATTCATCTTTAGCTTTATCATATTATAGTTTCTAGCCTACAGCCACCTTCACCAATGCCCAACTTCACGTAGATTATTCTTTAATCAGTGGGGCGAGATATGATAATTCTAAAAAACAATGGGTCTGTCTCGCAGGTAGAGCGGAGTGAGCCACTATCCATGCTCGATTCCTGGCCCAACTCAAGAGTAGGAGACAAACAAGAAGGGGAAAAATGCTTCATTAGGATGGAAACTTGTGAGGACGCTGTTCTAAAGTTATGTTCTTGTGCAGGTTCAGGGTGATGGACCAAGGTCTAGCTCACCCAAGTTTACCATCATTCCAGTTTGCAGCCTTTCCGCACTGACCGGCAAAATATCATTAATATAATACACTTTACTAATTGCTGAAACTATTCATTCATGATAATCTCCTGAAAATGTAACCTAGAATGAGGTTACTTAACTGGAAGCTATGAGAggctattatatataatacagtgtTAGTGTGTCGCAGCTATCAGACTGCTGACATACTCTATAGTTGGATTATATATTATTCGTTAGGAATAATCCTTCTACTTACCAACAAGAAATGTTATCAATATGTCCGTCATGTAGCAGTTGAACCATAACGGTTTGTGCCAAGCGTCTACTCCAAATACAGCTGTCAAAATATAGACCGCTGTCAAAGACTGGAAagataagaaatataaaatagttaCATGGCACCCTGCAAATAATTTTGTGTATTTACACACAGCAAACACACCAGCCTTTTCATGCTATATATTAAGTGCTGACTATCTAACGATCCTTATTACACTGTACGTTCTTGCAGgccatttttgttacattatcaTACCTTTTTTAGTCATATAAAACTTTCTAAGCTAGACTGTATGAGTATGCGAGGCGTAGTTGAACTGGGGCGCTTAAATATTTGTTGAACTACAGTTACTTGCATGCCAGCTTAAGGGAAACAACAAATCATATTGTTGAAACACAAACTCTAATaccaattttaaataaacgtaCTTATTACATATTACAATTTTCCTATTTCTCTTTTATAAGGCTACATTTTCTCTTATGACctacaacacccccccccactcccATAACAAAAAAGCTCAATGTGTGTTACCAGTGGATGAGATGGTTGGCTGAACCATCCGACATGTACACAAAGAGGAATGAAAGGATAATGCCCTAAAACAATGTGTGAGTGTTACATGCAATgaaaatttaatatatatattaaaaaaaactcaccaCTTGACTGATATCATATGCCCAGGGAAGAAAGAGTATCCCAGTGTTGTATTTCTCCCAATGTGAGAGCATAAATGTGAACAAAACAATACATGATACGTAATACATAGTCTTTGCTGATAAACCAGCATCTCCTGAATCGGATCCAAAGATGGAAAACAATGATAATGGAAAAATAGATGCTGTCCAGCTGTCAAGTCCATGGTCAAATAATTCTCCCAACGGGCTACTGGACTGTGTCCTTCTGGCATGTTTTCCGTCAATTGAATCTGCAAAACATGATATGGACGTTATGGAGATAAGGGTGGTAAGCCAATGTTATTCTCTATTGATGatctaaaaagcaaaaaagcatATGAATGGCCAGTGGTTATTACTTTCTCTTCTGCTTTACCATGGGAGAAAGATGATGTCACTGCTGGCCCTCAATATTTCCACTTGGTATGAATGAAACGCCTTGTATCATAAGGATAATATTCTATGGCAGCGTATTCTAgcacaaaaaaacagcattttgtgatttttttttcagggcccACAGTAAGTGCCTCCCCCCACTGTTCattactaaaacacacactaacatgcaaactcatTCCCACACCCACACCCACACTCTCCCTCACGTTATCtcccttctttttttctcacaatTAACCATAGGTTCACCCCTGACACCCTAGCAcaatatactgacacacactcacattaacttcacacactctaacaccatacacttacatatgcatgcatacagtacatacagCTTCCATATATGTGCTTCCCTGCTATCCCCTCTCCCGTCATTATTGCAGCTTTCTCCAGCTCTCTTCCTCTTACCTCACACAGAGTCCTGTCATTACTTACCTAATGCATATGCCAAAAAGTTTCCCAGTGCTGCAGAAATCCAGACCCAATTTGGGATATGCTGATGTCCATTGCCTGTAAGAGTTGggaaatattttataacaataaaGATTGGTGCGCCTAAATTCACCCTACTAGCTACGACAAGTCATCAAGTGTCCCTCACCCTTGTTAGAAAATGCAAAGTCAAAAAATCCAAATACAAGGTGcgttacatataataatatctaaaaaatatattccccAGTGTATACCATATGAGATATTTCTGTTTGGTGTTATATAGTATACATTCGGAAtatcttttatgtattattatatgtggTGCACCTTTTTTGCaccattttatttcatgttttataatTGCTGGCATAACATCGACtttcatatttttctcatttgaaCAATTTATTTATAGCTTGCAAGTCTTATAAGTCATAGAATAAAGAAGGGTTTTAAGTTCATGGTAGAGACACAAACCCCTCAAAAGCATTTGGTAGTTTTAAAGAATTTAACTTAATGATAACCAATTACAAAGCATTAACTTACACGATACTAATTGATCACAACATGCGTCATGCTTTAGTAATGTGCCCATACCTCTACGTAACAAACCCTATAGATGTAACAAGGTGCACGGGTTATGGTAAAGATGTCATTCTGAAGATTTAAGAATCAAAGTGAGTAACCTGGTCTCATGGAGCATACCGCTGGTAGACCAGTAAACTTTGCAGCTGCTTCATATGTATACACAAACCCCACATAttgtacagaaatatataatatgcacaGTAAGAGAGAATCAGTGGCCTTATTCTACAGAGGCATCCAGATGAAGCACTAAGAACTCCTCACACTAGTTCACAAAATTGATCACGACTTAAACAGTATGTCTTGACAAAGGTCTCATTTTTGGACAGGTGTTTTCAAATCTCTAAGTACAATAAACAGCATTCTTGGTTTTCATTTATCCATGGTATATGGGCcccttgatatatatatatatatatatatatatatatatatatatatatatatatatatatatatatatatatagattcacATGCCCTCGTGGGTCAAATAGAATGGAATTTCCACACAAACAACACAACTCCCTCCATAAAAATCCTGAGCAGGGTACTATACATTTCAGCTAGGAAGAAAGGGGGTACCTGGATGTGTTGCTTTCAAGGCTTAAAGCCGGATATAGAATGTGTGGACTTGAGGTGGGCTCAGGTAGAGCCTTGTAAGGAAAGCAATACATTTACAATTTGCTGTGAGAATTTGGAGTGGAAATTATGCAGCTAACCTAAATTTATTGCCAACATATGGACCATGGATGATATTGAAGCAGGTCCTGTCATTTGTCTGAGCTTCATTTCCTGATAAGAGAATTGCCTGATTAGTTAACTAAGCAATATTCTCGGTGCATTCTATCAGTACATGAACTGCAATCTACTGCCGTAAGGGTAAGATAAATGAACAGTATTCACCTGGCTCCCACGAAGAGCGGAGCCTTTTATCAGACAGATACTACAGCTAATTTTAGTATCAAAACGTGGTGTACACATTTGGAAACGGTCTGCATTCACATGGATAACCGGTATTACCTTTCGTTTCTCCATGAATTCTAGGACTGCAGTTTATTACAAACTAGTATTTCAAAGAGCAAACCTGATTTCCAGTCAGAATCTACAtgggttattgtgtgtgtttcttGATCTTCTGTGACAGACAGCGGGTAAACCCGGCCACGAAGGGGAATGGCACCAGGTTGGAGGTCAATTGTGCAGTCATAAGGCCAGTGTGGCGGCAAAACATCGGCCTGACCCTTGTCAAATATGCCCTGGAGTTCTCGGTACTCACACGGCAACAAAGAGACCACAGATGTGCACAAAACTTGAATCAGTTTTCAGAGACAGGTGGATGTACATTGCGGCGACCAAGATTAAGCCTCAGCACTGGGCCAGTCGAGTGTGGGGTTATCCTTCTGTAACCATGGGTATCCCAAAATGACATGGTACCATGTGAGGAAATCACCTGGAGTTGGATCTCCTCATGATGTAGAGAATCTAGATATAGGAACGGTCTCATGGGTAACATGGGTTGGCTGTAGGGGTCTACCATTGATGGCGAGGCTATAAGGGTATTGATTGCTTCAACACGAAGACATTGTCTTGTTTATACAATCAAGCAGCCCCAGAATTGAGTTATACATAGGTATAGATGGACGACTTAGTCCAAGAGAGGACAACTGGAATCTACGGTTTGTCTTTGTGGACCACTTAACGTCTGTCCCCGTCAGGACATTAGGTACAGGCATTTCCCGGAAGAGTTGGGCAAGActttaacaggtgactctgttgGCCACAGTACAGGCACAATCCCTCCCTCCTCCTAAAGGCCCTCCCCATAACAGAGAGGTGTGTGAATAATGTCTGAGGACTCAGGATGCAGGGGAGGTGAGGGCGGCACGGGTGCAGAAGAAAAGCTTGGTACAAACATGTTGGAGGCCTCTGCAGGCAGGCGCTTCCTGAAAGGAGGTCTCTCTCTGAGTCTGGTATCAATGAGGATGACAAATGATACCGGTTCCTTGAGATCATTAGGTGTACCTCTGGTTGCAATCTCATCCTTAGTAGAATCTGAGAGCCCATATGAAAAAGAAGCCACGAGAGCCTTGTTGTTCCAGCCAACCTCTCCTGCCAGTGTACGGAATTCTATGGCATACTCGGCAACTGTTCCCGTACCGTTTGATGGAAATAAGCTTATTGGCAGCAGAGGTGGATGCGAGCCGGGATATCAAATACCCTCTTGAAGGACACAACAAACTCAGGGTAGTTGTGGACAATGGGTTTCTGCGTCTCCCAGAAGGGATTTGCCCAAGCTAGGGATTTATCAGACAGCAAAGAAATAATGACTTGGCTTCTGTCTGTGGGAAAGACCTGGGGAACCATTTTCAAGTATATTCCAACCTTGTTTAAAATTCCCTGCACTGAGATGGCTCACGCCAAATGGTTGGGGAAGCAGGGCAGATCCAGTCATGCCTCTAGCCTCAGCAGGTTTGGAGGCTACAACATCTACCGAAGCAGGAACTGAGGCCCGGCAGCCAAAGCCACAGCCACAGGTTGGACATAGACCTAGTGAATATATTAGGTATAGATGGATTGCCTGTACCATCTAGATTCATGGCCCTTGGGTAATGTTAGGGACCAGAAACCAGACATGCAGAAAGTATGATGCAAAGCACCTTTattaataagaaatatatatatatatatataaaacatgatcCAAAATCTTAATCCATGAGGCTAGCTGGGCTCAATAGCCAGATCAGCTAATCAGGTCAGGAGTACAGAGATCAGTGAAGTCAGAATCAAAGCCAGGAGTCACAAGAGAAGTCAGCCAAgtcaggtcatacacaggaatactTTGAATAGCAGGAAATAGACTTTGTCGCCAGAAACAATGCAAGGGCAAGGAGGTAATGTGCCTTTCTGCTTAAATAGCCGGGAATGAGTAGGAAAGGGGCTGGCTGATAGCAACCAGGTGAGTAACGGTGGCAATTGATAATGAAAGGAGTTGGTTGTTATCAAACAGATTAGTAATCCTGACAGGGAAGGAAAGGGCTACCTACTTATAAACAGGTGAGTAACCCTGACACATGCCTACACATAGTAACACATTAACTGGCTGAGAAGGAGGAAGTCCACAGGCCATCAGCTATGGGAATGGCGTCATACTCcggcactcagacacagacacGCGCAGGGACAGACCGAGCATGGCCTGCAGGCCCAACGGCTGTGGGGGGGCACTGTTATACCAGTGTATTATTCACAGTTAGAATGCCAACATACTAAAATTAACCATTTAGTCCccaatcacatgtatgtcaGTGAAACATAAGTATTCATGCCGGAAGTGTACATATGAATGCTTTCTTCTTTCAGTACAGGCAGCAGCACAGGATAAATCCTAATTTTCTAACTCTAATAACTAAAGGATATATGAGCTGATTTGCATTCAGTATGGTGCATAGTTGTCTATGTAAAATGAATACCAATATGaacttaacataaaacaagtgCTCAATTAAACCTTGGCTTGACAGTGCTTACATCTAGTTCTATTTACTAATATGAATCCTAAATGTACATCCATCTGGAGTGCTTACCTGATGCAGTATAGTTCCAATCAAAGAAGGATAGTATAAAATAATTCACTAAAACGATCAAAAATCCACTTAAAGTTAATAAATTTGGTGCTATCCAAAGTGGTATAAtctatagaagaaaaaataaaagcaggtTACTGGGATAATCACGTGCAAACAAAGGGAGATGCCTAGTAGTACTCAACATAGTGGAATTGATGCTCTACTTAGTTAACATGTAAGTCAGCATTAAAATCACAAATCACTGGGCACAGtgacataaaaacacattaatgcacattaAAACCAAACAAGAAACATCACTCGCCAGAAGCCCATACTATGGCGTATATTTTGGGTCCAGAGATTCCTCTTGTTAATGAAAAGGCTTAGCCATAGAAGGAGGTCAAACAGAATGTGCGTTTGTTCCCAATCTAGATTTGCTCCAAGAATCATGCCCTCTTCCAGCCCAAAATgtccaaatataccattaaaaTTCATGCTAACCGTGCTTCCAACCAGCATTGCTGCCCAGATATGTAGCCTACAAGTGTCTATAGGGGTTTTGAACGACTAGTGGCCATTGTCGATCAGGGAGAGGGTACTAGGATTTAATCCTTAGAGTTTGTTACTAACTTTTTTTTGGATACAACCAATACCTCAGCCTTACTCTTGGTGGGCTTCATTGTTCAGACGCAGGGGTTATGTCTGAAAAGTGACACAATTTCCAAGCCCTGTTTCGTCTCCGTTGGTTTGCGTTTTATTTGCGGAAATCCAAAGGAGGCAATATTTGGAAGATGCACAAACattagatttatattttttcacaagtggtaaaaaaaatcctcaccTTAACAACTTTATTCCATAGATGTTGCATTACATACACAGACAATGGGTTTGTATCCACAGCActgtactaaaaaaaagaattaaaaaatgagtatagaaataacataaataaatcttTCAACAATATTTTTAGGCATAAACAAgaagagttgttttttttatcatggttTGGATGTATTTCAGAGAATTTCAACAAAGGTCCCTAGAGTAATAAGTAATTTGTAAACATGCTTTTTGTAACATTCACATACTGAACGTCCAGCAATCTGGTATTTGTGGACTGAAATGTCCTGCTCGAGTCCCATGTAGCAgtgttaaaacaaaatacagggTTTTGCGCAGTTGTGCTATTGTCGACTGTTTCACAAACTAGTCTGAGTGTGGTCATGGAGGGCTTTGGTCTCAAAGCTTAATAGTTAATGTGCAGCACCCAGCAAAGGCTTTATCATTAGTTTACTTTGATGTTAGTTGAGAAAAAGTTGAATTCAAGTTCAGTGGGATTACTTGACCTAGACCGAGAGCTATAATTGCTTTGACTTGGGACAGTAATAACTTCCAAGTGTTAATGCAGGGCACCCTAAAGGCTATTATCTAGCTACACTATATTTGGGGTCTGTTCGTTTGACTTAATATTCTATAGAGGGATCTGATTATTTTCATAGTGGCTTCCCATATACTGTCTCTTGCCAGTCCTCTATGTCTCCAATTTTCTTATGTGTACAGATGACCTGGCTTACATTTATTGCTTCATAATATTTTTCCTTTCGTAGAGATCACTCTCCtcctattgtaatagtgctataTAGATTACATACAGTGTTTGCAGGTCACTGTAGCTAGGGAAAGCTTTATAAACTCTGTTAACTGAAATACCAAcagagcagaaatgttaaaaactaGACTTCATTCAGAGATTATCAGAGTGGAACACATTAGCTAGACTGTACCAAACATGTCCTCTTACTCTGTATTCCACCACAATGTACAATATACaatctatgaaaaaaaagaaacatatacgGTACATTAATCCAATATTGCAGGGAAATATTAATGCATGCAGCTAAACATTGCAGAGCTGGCATCTTTcaacctaaaagaaaaaaaagagccaATAACCATAGTATTGCAGGAGCCTGAAATGTATTTGACAAATAACACTAATAACAAGCCCCTACAAAAAGGGTCTACATAGAAACCCACACGGGGGAGCTGCCTTGGGCTCTGACTGTAAGGAAAGTcttattgaatatatattaaaattatatttaatacatttacagtgtatatacttgtgcatttggtttcttacaaatttcaacaaaattagccaatttcattattttctacGGATGTAtgaaaacaaggagggacccccaaaaaacaaacaaaaacaaagagagctctgaattttctttTGGATTTTGTTGCTCCCTCACTTTctctcagtctctctctcaatgtctctccGCCTTCTCTGTGGACCACTTCACTGCCCCTGACTTCGCTCTTGTCTGATGTCTTCTCTCTTTTGCCCCGTGCCGCGAGCCGTGGCTCCGCCCTTCTGCGGACTTACCCCAAAAGGCCGGAATATTGCAGAGAGCCCCtctcccattcctccaatcaggagagaggGTGTGCGCAGAGACTCAGAAGTACCTGGTTAATGGAGCTGATACCACGGAGTAGTGGgcgaagaaaaaagacagaagaacaagaaggggcaagagaagaagcagaaatGCGGAAAAGGAGATAGGGACATAGAAGCGCTTGGCAGAGAAGGTTGGGAGAGAAAGAGTGTGAAAGAAGGAAAGGGAGAAAGCataagagagtgtgagggagCATGAGAACatgtgagagagtatgagagagcgattgagagcatgagagagacaGCGTGAGACTCTGACAACaaattttcttttcaaattttTGTTTAGAATGTCATTgtccgaaaatgaatggactaaaaacaaaacgaaaaatgtctctgaatcatttttggtctaATATCTAGCTTAGAGACAAGAATAGAGAGGGGAGAAGTGATAGAAACTTTTAAatgcttaaagggatttaacaaagtacaggagggaggtTTATTTCAGAGGTGAAATGTCAGAGCAAGTGGCCATTGTCCAAAACTGGAGAGCCAGAGGTTTAGATGTGATGTAACAgactcccatcagaagtggcagaagtttatacagtgagggaatttaaacattcattaaCATACATTAGATAGcctgtcctgaatctaagacaggaTAAagcactgattaaggtctgggtcTTAAATccggaaaaatggtcagactaga encodes:
- the LOC128497822 gene encoding ethanolaminephosphotransferase 1-like isoform X1, with the protein product MFSHHYVTADQLAGFDKYKYSAVDTNPLSVYVMQHLWNKVVKIIPLWIAPNLLTLSGFLIVLVNYFILSFFDWNYTASGNGHQHIPNWVWISAALGNFLAYALDSIDGKHARRTQSSSPLGELFDHGLDSWTASIFPLSLFSIFGSDSGDAGLSAKTMYYVSCIVLFTFMLSHWEKYNTGILFLPWAYDISQVSLTAVYILTAVFGVDAWHKPLWFNCYMTDILITFLVGCSLLIAFPQTVYNIYLGYKQKTLLKTSVYEALLPLFSPALLFLLLTVWVISSPCGILEKQPRLFLWMVGVTFSNVTCRVIISQMSNTRSEVFHWMLLPLFLVVMAAVSGYLGQMEDFTFIFFTVFATAAHVHYGVCVGRQLSKHLNIYIFSLRKRGKNVNMPSIPEPY
- the LOC128497822 gene encoding ethanolaminephosphotransferase 1-like isoform X2; translation: MFSHHYVTADQLAGFDKYKYSAVDTNPLSVYVMQHLWNKVVKIIPLWIAPNLLTLSGFLIVLVNYFILSFFDWNYTASGNGHQHIPNWVWISAALGNFLAYALDSIDGKHARRTQSSSPLGELFDHGLDSWTASIFPLSLFSIFGSDSGDAGLSAKTMYYVSCIVLFTFMLSHWEKYNTGILFLPWAYDISQVSLTAVYILTAVFGVDAWHKPLWFNCYMTDILITFLVGCSLLIAFPQTVYNIYLGYKQKTLLKTSVYEALLPLFSPALLFLLLTVWVISSPCGILEKQPRLFLWMVGVTFSNVTCRVIISQMSNTRSEVFHWMLLPLFLVVMAAVSGYLGQMEDFTFIFFTVFATAAHVHYGVCVGRQLSKHLNIYIFSLRKRYAD